From the genome of Equus asinus isolate D_3611 breed Donkey chromosome 24, EquAss-T2T_v2, whole genome shotgun sequence, one region includes:
- the MTFR2 gene encoding mitochondrial fission regulator 2 isoform X3: MSLVLNILREMLGYFGVPIDQVLQIWENKGYGSARSVVRIIGNILPLEPCPRPHFELTPVLTSADSANCGSVVPSFADTLFVANDEEARYLRFRNSIWKNEEEEEVEYPVHLVWDPSSPALRRNKPMRNDPPVSEAAIKKIAALEDELASLRSRIAAIVGLQELKTSTGSGSFDLNDGPGGLGQTPSSVAAQLSAEPDPHSSSWLPSPPPPPPLPPQFSSLQPPCSPLVQPGSKNICDSDNSAAEMKKQHPGACQTIYSHCPKNQNNKDIPNMLDVLKDLNKVKLRAVERSPGGRPLHKRKRHSSPWDPVALISRALKQKFAFQEDDSFEKENRSWESSPFSSPEASREQMGS, from the exons ATGTCTCTCGTGTTGAATATCTTAAGAGAGATGCTGGGATATTTTGGCGTTCCTATAGACCAG GTTTTGCAGATTTGGGAAAATAAAGGCTACGGCTCAGCGCGGAGTGTTGTTCGGATTATTGGAAACATTCTTCCTTTAgagccctgccccaggcctcaTTTTGAG cTGACCCCAGTCTTGACCTCTGCAGACTCTGCTAACTGTGGATCTGTAGTTCCATCTTTTGCTGATACTTTGTTTGTGGCAAATGATGAAGAGGCCCGTTATCTCAGATTTAG AAATAGTATATGGAAaaatgaagaagaggaggaagttgAATACCCTGTGCACCTGGTTTGGGATCCATCGTCACCGGCTCTAAGACGTAACAAACCAATGAGAAATGATCCGCCTGTAAGTGaagctgcaattaaaaaaatagccgCCCTTGAGGATGAGCTGGCTTCGCTCCGCTCTCGGATTGCTGCGATCGTGGGGCTGCAGGAGCTGAAAACCAGCACAGGCTCCG GCTCCTTTGACTTGAATGACGGGCCTGGTGGTTTGGGACAAACGCCATCGTCAGTGGCTGCTCAACTCAGTGCTGAACCGGATCCACACTCGAGTTCATggcttccctctccccctcctccaccaccactaccccctcagttttcttctctgcagCCTCCATGTTCTCCTCTTGTACAACCAGGATCTAAGAATATTTGTGACTCAGATAATTCAGcagctgaaatgaaaaaacagcACCCAGGTGCTTGTCAGACTATTTATAGTCATTGTCCAAAAAACCAGAACAATAAAGATATTCCAAACATGCTGGACGTTCTAAAGGATCTGAATAAGGTGAAACTCCGTGCAGTTGAACG gtcgCCTGGAGGGAGACCCCTTCACAAGAGGAAGAGGCACAGCTCACCCTGGGACCCTGTGGCTTTAATATCCCGTGCCCTGAAGCAGAAATTTG
- the MTFR2 gene encoding mitochondrial fission regulator 2 isoform X4, whose translation MSLVLNILREMLGYFGVPIDQVLQIWENKGYGSARSVVRIIGNILPLEPCPRPHFELTPVLTSADSANCGSVVPSFADTLFVANDEEARYLRFRNSIWKNEEEEEVEYPVHLVWDPSSPALRRNKPMRNDPPVSEAAIKKIAALEDELASLRSRIAAIVGLQELKTSTGSGSFDLNDGPGGLGQTPSSVAAQLSAEPDPHSSSWLPSPPPPPPLPPQFSSLQPPCSPLVQPGSKNICDSDNSAAEMKKQHPGACQTIYSHCPKNQNNKDIPNMLDVLKDLNKVKLRAVERSPGCSTSLLPSSLLRCRHPRGFLHHRHGHSLTFLLLHPPFPGCRNFP comes from the exons ATGTCTCTCGTGTTGAATATCTTAAGAGAGATGCTGGGATATTTTGGCGTTCCTATAGACCAG GTTTTGCAGATTTGGGAAAATAAAGGCTACGGCTCAGCGCGGAGTGTTGTTCGGATTATTGGAAACATTCTTCCTTTAgagccctgccccaggcctcaTTTTGAG cTGACCCCAGTCTTGACCTCTGCAGACTCTGCTAACTGTGGATCTGTAGTTCCATCTTTTGCTGATACTTTGTTTGTGGCAAATGATGAAGAGGCCCGTTATCTCAGATTTAG AAATAGTATATGGAAaaatgaagaagaggaggaagttgAATACCCTGTGCACCTGGTTTGGGATCCATCGTCACCGGCTCTAAGACGTAACAAACCAATGAGAAATGATCCGCCTGTAAGTGaagctgcaattaaaaaaatagccgCCCTTGAGGATGAGCTGGCTTCGCTCCGCTCTCGGATTGCTGCGATCGTGGGGCTGCAGGAGCTGAAAACCAGCACAGGCTCCG GCTCCTTTGACTTGAATGACGGGCCTGGTGGTTTGGGACAAACGCCATCGTCAGTGGCTGCTCAACTCAGTGCTGAACCGGATCCACACTCGAGTTCATggcttccctctccccctcctccaccaccactaccccctcagttttcttctctgcagCCTCCATGTTCTCCTCTTGTACAACCAGGATCTAAGAATATTTGTGACTCAGATAATTCAGcagctgaaatgaaaaaacagcACCCAGGTGCTTGTCAGACTATTTATAGTCATTGTCCAAAAAACCAGAACAATAAAGATATTCCAAACATGCTGGACGTTCTAAAGGATCTGAATAAGGTGAAACTCCGTGCAGTTGAACG AAGCCCGGGGTGCTCCACCTCACTGTTGCCCTCCAGCCTGCTACGCTGCCGTCATCCTAGGGGTTTCCTTCACCACCGTCATGGGCATTCTCTTACTTTTCTCCTGTTGCATCCCCCTTTTCCTGGGTGTCGTAACTTCCCatag